Proteins encoded in a region of the Hypomesus transpacificus isolate Combined female unplaced genomic scaffold, fHypTra1 scaffold_468, whole genome shotgun sequence genome:
- the LOC124465319 gene encoding chromobox protein homolog 2-like — MEGVTVGQVFDAECILNKRPRKGKFEYLVKWRGWSSKHNSWEPEENILDPRLLAAFHKREQERELLFQKKGKRPRGRPRKILEPVPAAAKSSRSSSSSSSGLSSSASSSSSDDEDQVKKARPGPRLRDLPSSPQKRPPALAAKQEPVRKKRGRKPLLPELRALRQAKTPPPPRPQALRPSRDPPREDSRGGVKKPLQPASFTYPGLARAGREDSGAQGSSGAFSQPGAPKPGALSCLWPGRSISASSPSSSSSSSSMGRAPPAHSKSSSELKRSLSDCGSSRTGSLKLGGSTTLGLQTSKPSAGLGGGQTTCGAAQRPSLGQRRPEGPGGAPQGSSRPAPSPPPSARDRASQALNLRALNLQSVTKTASGNGLQGNGGVAVATSRSSLRSGSSTVVKGAGGSTRETHTPRQEGRGGGGPRQREDKMTEVGRERKAVGVMGRGGGTPGEGGGARQDRPCAEDRKSGQRSLNDLSTGDSDDTSSSESEGGDASPYAGNGGPRIHPVPVDMEAVDSDWRPARSLLEHVFVTDVTANFVTVTVKESPTSVGFFNSRNH, encoded by the exons ATGGAGGGGGTAACTGTAGGGCAGGTATTTGACGCGGAATGCATCCTCAACAAACGGCCAAGAAAG GGCAAGTTTGAGTATTTGGTGAAGTGGAGAGGGTGGTCCTCCAA GCACAACAGCTGGGAGCCTGAAGAAAACATTTTGGATCCCAGGTTACTTGCAGCCTTCCATAAGAG ggaacaggagagggagcTGCTGTTCCAGAAAAAAGGGAAGCGACCAAGAGGACGTCCACGGAAAATTCTG GAGCCAGTTCCGGCTGCTGCCAAATCcagccgctcctcctcctcttcgtcctctggcctctcctcttctgcttcctcctcttcctcagatgACGAGGACCAGGTGAAGAAGGCCCGGCCAGGGCCACGCCTACGAGACCTGCCTTCCTCTCCCCAGAAGAGGCCGCCTGCCCTGGCGGCCAAGCAGGAGCCAGTCAGAAAGAAGCGTGGGAGAAAACCCCTCCTTCCTGAGCTCCGTGCTCTGAGACAGGCCaagaccccacccccccctcgcccccaggCCCTGCGCCCCTCCCGTGACCCCCCCAGAGAGGACTCAAGAGGTGGAGTAAAGAAGCCCCTACAGCCAGCCAGCTTCACCTACCCAGGCCTGGCCAGGGCAGGCAGGGAGGATTCAGGTGCCCAGGGCTCTTCAGGGGCCTTTTCCCAACCCGGGGCCCCTAAACCTGGAGCTCTCAGCTGCCTTTGGCCTGGCAGATCTATTtccgcctcctctccctcttcctcctcctcctcttcctccatgggTCGAGCCCCTCCCGCCCACAGTAAGAGCTCCTCTGAGCTGaagcgctctctctctgactgtggcAGTAGCAGGACAGGCTCTCTGAAGCTGGGGGGCAGCACCACACTGGGTCTGCAGACTTCTAAGCCTTCCGCGGGGTTAGGGGGAGGTCAGACAACATGCGGCGCAGCTCAACGCCCTTCCCTGGGGCAGAGACGACCAGAGGGCCCAGGTGGAGCTCCACAAGGCAGCTCCAGGCccgccccttccccccctccctcagccagGGACCGTGCCAGCCAGGCCCTCAACCTCAGAGCCCTCAACCTGCAGAGTGTCACCAAGACAGCATCTGGGAACGGTCTCCAAGGAAACGGTGGCGTTGCTGTGGCAACATCAAGGTCCAGTTTAAGAAGTGGCAGCAGCACAGTAGTGAAGGGAGCAGGGGGAAGCactagagagacacacactcccagacaggaaggaagaggaggaggaggaccaagGCAAAGAGAGGACAAGATGactgaggtggggagagagaggaaggcagTGGGGgttatggggagggggggtgggaccccgggggaaggaggaggagcgaggcagGACAGACCATGTGCAGAGGACCGGAAGTCAGGACAGCGGAGCCTCAATGACCTCAGCACAGGTGACTCAGACGACACTAGTAGCAGCGAATCAGAAGGTGGCGATGCTTCTCCATACGCAGGCAATGGGGGCCCCAGGATCCATCCGGTCCCAGTTGATATGGAGGCAGTGGACTCTGACTGGCGTCCCGCGCGTAGCCTTCTAGAACACGTGTTTGTTACGGACGTCACGGCCAACTTTGTAACGGTAACAGTGAAGGAGTCTCCCACCAGCGTGGGCTTCTTTAACTCCAGGAACCACTGA
- the LOC124465322 gene encoding ectonucleotide pyrophosphatase/phosphodiesterase family member 7-like, with amino-acid sequence MLPLLLLLVLQATSSSEATPHRGSVPGQESGRSALSDRTTRNKLLLISFDGFRWDYDRDVDTPHLDQMALDGVRAAYVTPPFLTITSPTHFTLLSGRYVENHGVIHNIWFNTTTQEKKQYYMTQFVDSYWDNGSLPIWITAQRQGLKAGSLHFPGTAAKYRGEEVGVKQVEPRFYDHSNETDWRLNIDKVVGDWFHGQDLDFVSLYFGEPDLAGHEHGPDSPERREMVRQVDRTVGYIRQKIQAYGLTERLNVIITADHGMTTVLRGAGVNEIILSQIPGFDFKDIKFQLVDYGPAGMLLPKDGLLEKVYLALKGGHPNLHVYKKEDMPARLHFGNHPRLLPLILFADPGYVINGLFPVQFNKGEHGFDNKGLDMKPFFRAVGPDFQRNLQVGPFETVNVYPLMCHLLGITPEINDGALEVTRNMLRPSPDPVDYQEREVLWDVVVGLSAVAGFLALVFFISTAQTMYKRNLQRARLLMTKKITK; translated from the exons ATGCTgcctctcctgcttctcctggtcCTCCAGGCCACCTCTTCCTCTGAAGCGACCCCACACAGAGGCTCTGTTCCTGGGCAGGAGTCCGGCCGTAGCGCTCTTTCCGACCGGACCACCAGGAACAAGTTGCTGCTCATCTCCTTTGATGGGTTCCGCTGGGACTACGACCGAGACGTGGACACTCCTCACCTAGACCAGATGGCCCTGGATGGGGTCAGGGCAGCATACGTCactccccccttcctcaccaTCACCAGCCCTACACACTTCACCCTGCTCTCAG GGCGCTATGTTGAGAACCATGGCGTCATCCACAACATTTGGTTCAACACCACCACCCAGGAAAAGAAACAGTACTACATGACCCAGTTTGTGGATTCATACTGGGACAATGGCAGCCTGCCAATCTGGATCACTGCacagagacag ggcctgAAGGCCGGCTCCCTGCACTTCCCCGGCACGGCCGCTAAGTACAGGGGTGAGGAGGTCGGGGTCAAACAGGTGGAGCCCCGATTCTATGACCACTCCAACGAGACAGATTGGAGGCTCAACATCGACAAGGTGGTGGGAGACTGGTTCCATGGCCAAGATCTGGACTTTGTGTCTCTGTACTTTGGAGAGCCTGATCTG GCGGGACACGAACACGGCCCTGACTCTCCGGAGAGACGGGAGATGGTGAGGCAGGTGGACCGGACGGTGGGATACATCCGGCAGAAGATCCAGGCTTACGGCCTAACTGAACGCCTCAATGTCATCATCACAGCCGACCATGGGATGACCACGGTGCTCCGGGGAGCGGGGGTGAATGAGATCATCCTCTCCCAGATCCCTGGGTTTGACTTCAAGGACATCAAGTTCCAGCTGGTTGACTACGGACCAGCGGGGATGCTGCTGCCCAAGGATGGCCTCCTGGAGAAGGTGTACCTGGCCCTGAAGGGAGGGCACCCCAACCTTCATGTCTACAAGAAGGAGGACATGCCTGCCAGACTGCACTTTGGAAACCATCCTCGCCTGCTGCCGCTCATCCTATTTGCCGACCCTGGATATGTTATCAATGGG CTGTTCCCAGTCCAGTTTAACAAGGGTGAGCATGGCTTTGACAACAAGGGCCTGGACATGAAGCCGTTCTTCAGGGCAGTGGGGCCAGATTTCCAGAGGAACCTCCAGGTGGGACCCTTTGAGACTGTGAACGTGTACCCACTGATGTGCCACCTGCTAGGCATCACGCCCGAGATCAACGACGGGGCACTGGAAGTCACCAGGAACATGCTCCGCCCAAGCCCTGACCCTGTAGACTACCAGG agagagaggtattatGGGATGTGGTTGTGGGCTTGTCAGCAGTGGCCGGCTTCCTGGCTCTTGTGTTCTTCATCAGCACAGCTCAGACCATGTACAAGAGGA ATCTCCAGAGGGCGAGGCTATTGATGACCAAAAAGATCACCAAATAG